In the Candidatus Rokuibacteriota bacterium genome, AGCCTGAAGGCGGGGCTCGAGCCGCCGCGGTTCCGATCGCCGGGCGGGCGGGGGTTCGCGCATGGTGGCGAACTCCCACCGCCCGGCGGCTCGCCTTCGGGTACACCCTCCTCTCCCCGGCGATCCTCTACGTCGCCCTCCTCGTGGGGGCGCCGTTTCTGTTCTCCCTCTACCTGGCCGTCAGCGACGCCAGCGTCGGGGACCCCTTCGCCGAGTTCGTCTGGCTGGAGAACTTCAAGGCGGCCTGGGAGAGCCCGACCTTCTGGATCGCGCTGCGGAACAGCATCTTGGTCACCGTCGTCGCGGCTATCTTCAAGTCGCTCCTCGGCACGACGCTCGCCTTCCTGCTCCTCCAGCCCTTCCGCGGCAAGAAACTGATCCGCGGTCTCGTCGTCATCCCGTTCACGGTCCCCAGCGCGGTGAGCGTGCTGGGCTGGAAGTGGATGTACGACTCGCAGTTCAGCGTCGTCAACTGGGCGCTGAACCGGGTCGGCCTGATCAGCGCCTACGGGACCGAAGGCTGGCCGATCTGGCTCGGCCAGCCCCACCTGGCGCTCGCGGCCATCATCGCCGTGAACGTCTGGCGCAGCTTCCCCTTCACCGCGATCGTCCTGCTGGCGGGGTTCACCGCGGTCCCCCAGGAGGTGATCGACGCCGCCAAGGTGGACGGGACGACGTTCATGCAGCGGTTCCGCTTCCTGGTGATACCGATGATCGCCCCGATCCTGTTCGTCGGTCTCCTCTTCGACACGGTCTTCACGCTCTCGGACATCAGCGTCGTCCTGCTGCTCACCAACGGGGGACCCGGCAACGCCACGCAGATCTTGCCCACGCTGGCCTACCAGATCGGGATCCTGGCGGGGGCGCTCGGGCGCGGGGCCGCCATCTCCCTCTTCCTCTTCCCGCTCTTGCTGCCCGCCATGATCCTCCTGCTCCGCAACCTCAAGAGACGCGAATGGTGACCGCAGCGCGTCCTCGCAGCCAGCGCGCGAAAGAGATCCGGCGCCACGTGCTCATCTACGCTGGGCTGAGCCCGTACATCCTCATCGCGGTCTTCCCGCTCTACTGGATGGCCATCACGGCCCTGAAG is a window encoding:
- a CDS encoding sugar ABC transporter permease encodes the protein MTASPNGGEPEGGARAAAVPIAGRAGVRAWWRTPTARRLAFGYTLLSPAILYVALLVGAPFLFSLYLAVSDASVGDPFAEFVWLENFKAAWESPTFWIALRNSILVTVVAAIFKSLLGTTLAFLLLQPFRGKKLIRGLVVIPFTVPSAVSVLGWKWMYDSQFSVVNWALNRVGLISAYGTEGWPIWLGQPHLALAAIIAVNVWRSFPFTAIVLLAGFTAVPQEVIDAAKVDGTTFMQRFRFLVIPMIAPILFVGLLFDTVFTLSDISVVLLLTNGGPGNATQILPTLAYQIGILAGALGRGAAISLFLFPLLLPAMILLLRNLKRREW